In the genome of Bradyrhizobium sp. CB3481, the window AATGGCGGAGAACGGCAGTTCAGAGTTGAAGGCAAGTAGCCGTCGCGAGCATTGGCTTCTCACGAATAGGTGCGACAACAGCCGCACTGCACTGCATGGAGCGGTCTCCAGAGCCGCTTGCCGCGGAGCGAGGTGGCACAGCTTCAGCACAAGCTCCGATTCGTGAACAGGGTTGAAAACCGACGTGGTAGCCGCGATTGCTCGCTTCTCGCGCCGCTGCTTCTTGGCTGCTCTGTTACGGCCTGCCGGCCCTCAGCTGGAGGGATGCTTGTTCGCACCATGCGAGAATGAAGTGACGCGCAGGATTCCCGCGCTCTTAGTTCGCCAGCCGGCCAAGCGAGGTGTGTTTTTCAGCGGGTGCGGCGGCTTCCGCAACTTGATCGTGTGATATACCGTTCTTTGCCGAAATAAGCGGAGCTGAACTTATCGCCCAAATAGCGGCCTGCGTGCGATTGTGGACCCGGATCTTTCGAAGGATCGATTTGACATGGACCTTCGCAGTCGCCTCGGAAATGGCCAGCTTACGCGCGATACTTTTGTTGGAATCACCCTGGATAAGGCAACGCAGGATCGATTGTTGCCGCGTTGACAGTGGCGTTAGGCTGGCCATGTCGTGCGGCACAAGTTCATTCGTTCCCTCCTTGATCCCGACCATCTCGGCAGCATCTCCATGCTTATCTTCAGAAGCAGTCATGGGGTGAGCTGCGTCGCCGCAATGGCTGGCCGCTTGGCCGCGGTTTTGCTCTTGCTGGTAACAGATGAAACTCAGTATTTCAGGAGGCAAAAACGTCACGCCGAGCATGACCAACTCTAGGGTCTTGATAAACGTATCGCTCGCTACGGACTTGGCCAAATAAGCGTTGGCGCCCAGCCGAAATGCCGAG includes:
- a CDS encoding response regulator transcription factor translates to MTRATTDTLLVGQNALLREGLARILSSAGFRIFASGCSVDELIPNSFPQQPPILLVIDVGDDVDVAFAQLKSFKQRCPAGRVALLAHQRQLSTMISAFRLGANAYLAKSVASDTFIKTLELVMLGVTFLPPEILSFICYQQEQNRGQAASHCGDAAHPMTASEDKHGDAAEMVGIKEGTNELVPHDMASLTPLSTRQQSILRCLIQGDSNKSIARKLAISEATAKVHVKSILRKIRVHNRTQAAIWAISSAPLISAKNGISHDQVAEAAAPAEKHTSLGRLAN